One stretch of Caloenas nicobarica isolate bCalNic1 chromosome 2, bCalNic1.hap1, whole genome shotgun sequence DNA includes these proteins:
- the FOXQ1 gene encoding forkhead box protein Q1, with protein sequence MKLEVFSQHYEDKLSAGSDQEGSGSLSPAPVESELGSDGDCAANSPGGGSVRPGHPPPPPPAPQPPPPAESAKGKPYTRRPKPPYSYIALIAMAIRDSAGGRLTLAEINDYLMSRFPFFRGAYTGWRNSVRHNLSLNDCFVKVLRDPARPWGKDNYWMLNPSSEYTFADGVFRRRRKRLNRAAPPQQPARPAAPAPPPPPQEAAGAGAASPGGSPRCCCTSSPCNCAPGAAAKETTVVGGGAAAGGGAKFSSSFAIESILRRPAGPRGAPQQPPTHARLLWPAPPAPPHLLPGPYPLLPYPPAAQPPPAAALYGGGLLQLCAYGLGEPSPPPPLLLGGGRQALPHGEPPAAERPRAPLFPVALSKGGRGPPPSSPLYGPLRLAGPLQPAAGGSASFQPYAVETPLA encoded by the coding sequence ATGAAGCTGGAGGTGTTCTCGCAGCACTACGAGGACAAGCTGAGCGCCGGCAGCGACCAGGAAGGCAGCGGCTCCCTCTCCCCGGCGCCGGTCGAGAGCGAGCTGGGCTCGGACGGTGACTGCGCCGCCAACAGCCCGGGCGGCGGGTCCGTGCGGCCGGGGcaccccccgccgccgccccctgccccgcagccgccgccgccggccgaGAGCGCAAAGGGGAAGCCCTACACGCGGCGGCCGAAGCCGCCCTATTCCTACATCGCCCTGATCGCCATGGCCATCCGCGACTCGGCCGGCGGGCGCCTGACCCTGGCCGAGATCAACGACTACCTGATGAGCCGCTTCCCTTTCTTCCGCGGCGCCTACACCGGCTGGCGCAACTCGGTGCGCCACAACCTCTCTCTCAACGACTGCTTCGTCAAGGTGCTGCGCGACCCCGCGCGGCCCTGGGGCAAGGACAACTACTGGATGCTCAACCCCAGCAGCGAGTACACCTTCGCCGACGGTGTCTTTCGCCGCCGCCGCAAGCGCCTCAaccgcgccgccccgccgcagcagcccgcccgccccgctgcccccgctccgccgccgccgccgcaggAGGCGGCCGGAGCGGGCGCCGCGTCCCCCGGCGGTTCCCCGCGGTGCTGCTGCACCTCCTCGCCCTGTAACTGCGCGCCGGGCGCCGCCGCCAAGGAGACAACGGTGgtgggcggcggggcggcggccggcggcggcgccAAGTTCTCCAGCTCCTTCGCCATCGAGAGCATCCTCCGGAGGCCGGCGGGGCCCCGCGGcgccccgcagcagccgccgaCGCACGCCCGCCTCCTCTGGCCGGCACCGCCCGCGCCCCCGCACCTGCTGCCCGGCCCCTACCCGCTGCTCCCCTACCCACCTgccgcgcagcccccgcccgccgccgccctctACGGCGGCggcctcctgcagctctgcgcCTACGGGCTGGGTGAGCCGTCGCCGCCAccgccgctgctgctggggggcgGGCGGCAGGCGCTGCCCCACGGCGAGCCGccggcggcggagcggccgcgGGCGCCGCTTTTCCCCGTCGCCCTCTCCAAGGGCGGGCGGGGACCGCCGCCCAGCTCCCCGCTCTACGGGCCCCTCCGGCTGGCCGGACCGCTGcagccggcggcggggggctcGGCCTCGTTCCAGCCGTACGCCGTGGAGACCCCTCTGGCTTAA